In Bacteroides cellulosilyticus, the genomic stretch CTGACAGTGACACGGAAAAAACAAAAGTAATAGGTCGGATAGAAAGTATAAAAGATATCAAGGAGGACGGGAATGAAGAAGTCATAAAAAAGAATGTGAAGGTAGTATGGCTATTTTCTAGTTTTATAGAGGAGCTTGAAATAAAAGAAGATGTAGTAAAGAATGGTCATACTTTCAAACTTGAAGAAGTTGTTGAGGGTGATATTTATGCTGACAGTGACACGGAAAAAACAAAAGTAATAGGTCGGATAGAAAGTATAAAAGACATCAAGGAGGCTGAGACTGGAAAAGTCATAAAAAAAGATGTGAAGGTAGTATGGCTATTTTCTAGTTTTACAGAGGAGTTTGAAATAGAAGGTAGTGTATTAAAGGACAATCATACTTTCAAACTTGAAGAAGTTGTTGAGGGTGATATTTATGCTGACAGTGACACGGAAAAAACAAATGTAATAGGTCGGATAGAAAGTATAAAAGACATCAAGGAGGCTGGGAATGAAAAAGTCATAAAAAAGAATGTGAAGGTAGTATGGCTATTTCCTAATAATGTAGATAAACAGGCGCTCCATCAAGCGTTGTACAATGTCTCATCCGTTTACAAGCAGGCTATAAAAGGTGTGCTGAAAAACTTGAATCTGTTTCCTCCGTCTGCTGCTATGGCAGGTATTTACACTATGGTGGATAATAGTCGCGGTGTATGGAAAGCTCCTGCTAATGTAACATTGAACTATGTGGGCAGTACGGTGGAAGACATTGACGATGAGCAGCAGGCCGAACTGAACGTCCCTATTCATGGAAAAGCCGTTAATGTGATACGCCTGTTCCGTGGCGAAGGTATCAAAGTATGGGGAGCACGTACATTGGATGGAAATTCCTTGGATTGGAGGTACGTGAATGTACGCCGCACCTTGCTATTCCTGGAAGAATCGATAAAGAATGCTGCCCGCGCTTATGTATTTGAGCCGAATGATGCAGGTACATGGATCAACATGAAGTGCATGATAGATAGTTTCTTGCGGAGTGTATGGAAACGTGGCGGACTGGCGGGCGCGACACCTGAAGATGCCTTCGAGGTGCATATAGGCTTGGGTGATACCATGACTGCTGAAGATATATTGGATGGTATCATGCGCATTACAGTACTTGTGGCTGTTACCCATCCTGCCGAGTTCATTGAGATAACATTCCAACAGCAGGCACAAAAGAGTTGATAACTGATTGTTGAACTTTAAATTATAAGAATCATGGGAGAATATAAGACCCCCGGTGTTTACATCAAAGAGAAGAATGCCTTCGGTAATTCCATAGTGGAAGTTGAAACCGCTGTTCCGGTCTTTATCGGACTTACAGAGGTAGCTCTGGATGGAACCTCATCTTTGCTGAATAAGCCGGTACGAATTTCATCAATGACGGAGTACAACACGTATTTCGGAGGTGCACCTACACCTCAGTTCATGCTTTCCTCTGAAGATATTAAGGCGGATGACAAGGATAAATTTTTGTTTTGTTTTCCTGATAGTGAAAAGAAAACGGCTTTGAAATGCGGAGTACTGGGGCATATTTGTACCTTGTATTATCATATGGTGCTGTTTTTCGCCAATGGCGGCGGAACGTGCTATGTAGTTTCATTGGGTGGATATAACGCTGATTTTTGTGAGTTGTATTCGGCCAATAAGGACACAGTGTTTGCCAATATCAAAAAAGAACAGGACATCACAATGGTAGTAGTGCCGGAAGCGGTAAACTCGGCCAACTGCATGAATGTTTATACCGATTTGCTGAAGGAGTTGTGCGACAAGCAAAAATATTTTGCCTTGTTGGATGTGCCAATGGAAGCGGGCGCTAAGACAGAGGATATATCGGATTCGTTTGGGACAGGTATAGGCACTACAAACCTGCAATACGCGGCAGCCTATTATCCCTGGCTGGAAACCTCGGTGTTATCGGATGCTGACATTGATAGTAGAGTGCTGGTCTGGAACTATAATGCAGAAACCACTCCAAGCACCTTTAGTGGTGATTCGAAGGTGGACGAGTATATCAAAAAGTGTATTACTATGATAAGCACATCGAAAGATGCAGCTGGTAAGGAACTGAAAGCGGACGATATTCAACAAGTTAAGACCGATCTTCATAATGCCTTGTTGCAGAACTGGCCGCAATATAAGTCGCTGGCGAAGAAAGTGAAAGACTATTTGAACCTGCTGCCTCCCTCGGCTGCAATGGCTGGAGTTTATACGATGGTAGACAATACACGTGGCGTGTGGAAAGCCCCAGCCAATGTATCTTTGAACTACGTGAACAAGCCTGCTGTTCCTATTACGGGCAAAGACCAGGAAGTATTGAATATGCCGATGACCGGAAAGGCTATTAATGCCATCCGTACCTTCCCCGGCGAAGGTATCAAGGTATGGGGTGCCCGTACACTGGACGGCAATTCGCAGGACTGGCGTTACATCAATGTGCGTCGCACGATGATTTTTCTGGAACAGTCGATAAAGAATGCCGCTCGTGCCTATGTGTTCGAACCGAACGATGCCAATACATGGATCAACATGAAGTGCATGATTGAGAATTTCCTGCGTAGTGTATGGAAACGTGGGGGACTTGCGGGCTCAACACCTGAAGATGCCTACGAAGTACATGTCGGCCTGGGTGATACCATGACAAGTGATGATATTTTGGAAGGGATTATGCGTATCACAGTGCTGGTAGCTGTTGTTCACCCGGCAGAGTTTATCGAAATCACTTTCCAACAGCAGGCGCAAAAGAGCTGAGAATAACAAAAAAAAATGAAAGTTAACAATTAAAAAATAGAATATTATGGCAGATAATGGATCAGCACAGAGTCAGGACACTAAGATGTGGCCGTTACCGAGTTTTCATTTCAAAGTGACATTGGGAAGTGTGGGTGAAATATCTTTCAGTGAAGTATCGGGCCTTGAAACCGAATTCGAAGAAATCACCTATCGTGCCGGTGACAGTAATGATTTCACGAAGTTGAAGATGCCCGGCTTAAAGAAAGTGAGTGACATTACCTTGAAAAAAGGCATGTTCGTTTCTGACTCCCAACTATGGAAATGGATTGGCAATGTGAACATGAATATCATCCAACGCGAAAACGTAACCATCAGTTTGCTGGATGAGTCGCATTCAGCCGTAAAGACCTGGTCATTGATAAATGCTTGGCCGAAGAAGATTACGGTGGAAGGTTTCAAGGCCGATGGTAATTCAGTAGCTATGGAAACATTGATTCTGGCACATGAAGGAATACAGATTACTGAATAATTTCTATAGATTATGATTGAGAACCTTGCATGGAAATTTCTGCCGCCCTATGAATTCTATTTTCGGGTGTGTTTTATGGAGAGACTTGTCTCACTGTTTTACGCCTCGTTTACAGAAGTCAGCGGTTTAGGGTGGAACTATGAGAAACAGACACAGACGGGGTCGGAGAATACTGCCCAAGAATTGCCCAAAGCAATCAAATACGGCAAAATAACTTTGAAATCACCGCTTGTGCCTTTAGTTGCACCGTTTGAACTCTGGGTGAACGACTGTTGTGACAGTTTGAACATGAAAAATGCCAAAGATCAAATTGTAGCTCTGGATATGGTCGTTACGCTACAAAGTCAGGCCAATGTTCCGGTTGCAGCTTGGCTGTGTTCGCATTGTTATCCGGTAGGATGCTCGCTCAGTGGATTGGATGCCGCAAGAAGTGGACTTGCAATGGAAACTGTCATTTTGAATTGTAATCGGTTGGAACGTAAACTGTAGAAATTATGCCTGTTGTTATAAAAGAAATACGTATCCGGACTGTTGTTGAAAAACGAATCGTTGCGGAGACGGAAATTTCGGAAGAGCTTATCCGAAAGGTTGGAAACCGCGTAAGGGACAGACTGGATGCCGAAGATAGTGTCCGGCCTGCCACCCGGCGGTGGCAGAGAAAGAAGAATGAACGTTAGTAATGCATAGAAGTAAGACAAAATGGGACGGATGACCATAGTAGCCTATACGGATGAGAATTTCAACAGCGAATATAAATCTGCACTGGAACTTCCCATCAATCCGGACAAGGTGAAGTTCACGAAAGGAGTCCGATATGCGGAGGATAAGCAGTTGGGGAGCCTGAACGGGTCGAACGTGTATGTGCGTTATCGTCCGGAAACCCTTTACTTTGAGTGCTTGCTCGATATGACCAATGCCATGGAGGACGATTGTGGGAAGAAACCCGTTCATGATGTGGTGAACGATCTGGAACAGCGACTCTATTGCTATAATAGTGAAGGGCATCGTCCTTCGTTCGTTAAGGTGCAATATGGCGACATTCTTTTTTTCGGGCAACTCAAGACGCTTGAAACGGAATATACTTTGTTCGACTTGGATGGCATACCTCTCCGCGCCGAATTGAAAGTGACACTGACGGGCTATTGCAGCCAGAAGGAGGAAAACAAACGATTTCCAAAACGTTCGCCCGATGTATCCCGGTTGGTTACGCTAAAGGAAGGGCAAACACTGGCAGCCCTATGTAATGAAGTTTATGGTGACCCGCTCCTCGTGGGCGAAGTTGCCCGATTTAATAACCTGAACGGTTACAGGAGCGTGCCCAGTGGTACAAAAATCCTGTTGCCGATGTTAAAAAAATAATTGAGATTATGGCTGAATCGCCTTCTGTACACAAAGACCGCGTACTAGCTTGTTCCGTTTATTGTAACGGAAGCAAACTGAAAGATGAGTACGCTTTAGTTGCCGCTACGGTGCATCAGGAACTGAACCGTATTGGCAAAGCAACATTGAAGTTTAATGCCGGAAATATAGGCAATCAAACCTTTGACGAGAGTGATGCCGACCTTTTCAAACCGGGCAATGCTATCCGTCTGGACGCAGGCGATACGGAAAAGGAAGATACGCTGTTCGATGGAGTGATTATCGGGTTACGCATTATCATTGATAAGGATTTTCGTTCCTATATGTTGGTGGAGTGTCGTGACCATGCCTATTCCGCCACGCAAGGACGTAAGAATTGTATTTTTGAGAAGAGGAAGGACTGTGACATCATTAAGGAAGTATTGTCTGCCTACGGTAGTGTGGAAGTAGATTCCACAACCTATCAGCACCCCACGCTGGTACAGTATTATTGTTCCGATTGGGACTTTGCCCTTTCGCGTGCCGATGCCAACGGCTTGTTTGTCTTCACTGATGGTAGTAAGATAAAGGTGAAGAAGCCCGATGTGAGTGCGTCGCCTGTACTGACTGTAACTTGTGGTGTTGACCTGACTGCTTTTGACCTCGAACTATCCGCTAACGACCAGTTTACGAAATATGAAGCGATGTCGTGGGATCCAGTTACACAGAAAGCTGTGAAAGTGTCCGCTACCTCCCCCTCGCTCAACAAGCAGGGTGACTTGCAGCCGAAGAGTATTGCCACGGGTGATAGCTTTCTGTTGCAAACCGATGCGCCTACAGACGAAAAAGCGTTGAAACAATGGGCGGATGGTATGGCACTGAAAGCTGGATTGGCACGTTATCAAGGATCATGCAGCTTTTATGGTTCCGCCAAGGTGGTACCCGGTTGCATCATCGAACTGAAAGGCTTGGGTAAACGATTCAACGGCAATCTGTTTGTCGGATCAGTGACGCATACTATCGAGAACAACGAATGGATAACCGAAGCGGGTGCAGGTGTTTCATCTCTGAACATTACTGATGAAACTGATGTGGTATGCCCTTCCGCTTCCGGCTTTCTGCCCGGTTTGCAGGGACTCCATGCGGCGGTAGTGACGAAACTGGACGGTGATCCGCTGAAAGAATGCCGTATCCAGATAGAATTGCCATGGATGGATGGGAAGAACAAACTGCTTTGGGCAAGGCTCTCCACTATGTATGCCACAAATGCATCAGGTAACTTCTTCCTGCCCGAACCGAATGATGAAGTGGTGGTGGGCTTTATGAATGAAGACCCCGGACATCCTATCATATTGGGTGGGGTGTATGGTGCAAAGCACAAACCGCCTTATGAATACGAGGCGAAAAATAATACGAAAGCCATTGTCACCCGTGAGAAGATGCGGATAGAATTCAATGAGGAAAAGAAGGTGATAACGGTTTCCACTCCTGGAAAAAACACAGTGGAAATCAGCGATGACGACAAGCATATTAAGTTGACCGACCAGCACAAGAATGAGATTGTGATGGATAGCAGTGGTATTTCCCTTTCGTCGGCAAAAGATATCAAACTGAAAGCGAAAGGTACCATCACAATGGATGCCACTTCAAAAATCAGCGCCACCGCCAAGCAGGATGTCAGTTTGGAAGGGCTGAACGTGAAAGTGCAGGCTAAAGTGGGAGCAACCGTTAAAGGCAATGCCACAGCGGAACTTTCAGCTTCGGGCCAAACTACCGTCAAAGGTGCAATGGTCATGATAAACTAATTGACAATTAGGAAACGGATTTTTAATTTATAACTTTTAATTTGAAAACTATGCCTCCAGCAGCAAGAATAACTGATATGCACACCTGCCCCATGCAAACCCCGGCGTTTCCCTCGCCGATACCGCATGTGGGCGGACCGATAACCGGTCCATGTGTGCAGAATGTTTTGATAGGGAAAATGCCGGCAGCCGTCGTAGGCGATATGTGCGTCTGCGTGGGACCTCCGGATACAATAGTAAAAGGTTCATCCACTGTAATGATAGGTGGCAGACCTGCAGCTCGTATGGGTGACAGCACCGCGCATGGTGGCACAATAGTCATTGGATGTCCAACAGTGATGATAGGAGGATAAAGAATATGAGCAAAAAGAACAATGTATTAGACAACGATGCCTTTTTGGGCAAAGGCTGGAGCTTTCCGCCTACGCTGACAGAAGACGGTGTAGATATGGTGGCTTATGAGCAGGATATTGAGCAAAGCTTGTATGTTCTGTTGAGTACATCGCCCGGCGAACGGGTAAACCGCTATGACTATGGTTGTCCGCTCCGTAAGTATACTTTTGAGGTGATGGATACGGAAATAGTAACGCAGATGCGGAATGACATCACAAGGGCAATCCTTCTCTTCGAGCCACGCATCACGCTGGAAGAAGTTTCCTTTGAAAAAAGGGAGGAGGAAGGGGTGCTGCTGATAAAGCTGGTATATACCATTGTGAGGACGAATAATCGAAGTAATATGGTTTATCCGTTCTATTTTAATGAAGGGACAAGTATATGATGCATGATGTGTGGATTTAATAATGACTTATAATATTTACTAATAGATTGCGAGTATGAAGTATTTTACTTTTCCTATAAAACGTACCTCATATGCAATAAGTGAGGTAAACAGATAAAATAGCAACAACATTAAAAATGAGCAACTATGTATACAGATCAACGACATAAAGACATCATCAGTCGGGTATTACGCCAAGTCGATGGGAAAAGAACGCAGCAATTTCGAATGGGGGATAAACGAGGGAGTAGTATGATGCAAAAAAGAACAATACGGTCTGTCAACAAACAAACTTGTGGTATAAATGCAGAAAGAAAGGTTTTGCAAGCAACAATAGATAATCAGATAAGTTGTTATAATTCTATAATTCAAAGAGTTGTATATCCCAAGACAAAAGATTGGCTTGATGATCAATGGAATAATCTTTGTATAGGTATTGATAATTATAACAAGGGGTATTACCTAAGCAATACTTCGGATATCATGAAATATATTAAAAATAGAGAAGAAGTTTGGTATCAAACTCGCGGACATCCAATGATAAAAGAATTACGAGTAAGGAGACTAGCACAACTTGTACGAGATGGACTACCAATATCAGCCAATTCAATAAAGCAATATAATTCTTTAATTAACGACATAATTTCATATCTTAATTCAGATATAGCTCCTACCAAAACAGAAGAGTTAAGTGAGTATTTTAATTGTTTTCCACATCTTGCAGGTGAGGTAAATTCAAATGAGAAGTTAGTAGGAGGGCATTTGTTAATATCCATGCAAGAAAAATGGGGCAAAAACGAGTTGCTTTTTTCTCGTCAAAAAGATGGTCCTCTTGAAGATATAGGGAGCATAAAGAAGGACTATATGCCTTGGAGAGCATATTGGTCTAATGGTGAAAAATGGAAAAATGAAGAGTCTACGTTTTTTCCTGCAACTTGGACTTTAGGCAGATTAAATAGAGAACTGGACTACTCTACGCTAATTGGTAGTAATAGGACCTTAGAGAGCCAAATAGTAGTAAGAAGAACTGATGATACATTTTATCCTGTAATTTAACTTGTCTATTACAGAGGATGTTATTGATCTGATTACAAGCATATTTATTTATCTGGAAGTAATGTTTGATATGTTGTAAATATTATTAAGCAGGTAAGGCTTGTTCCGTCAGATTTTTAATCTGATAAAAATAATATGTAGCCCTACATTTGCAAGTTGACGACAAGAGGAACATAAAATAGTGACTGGATCTCTCAGATATTAGCATGGATAATACTGAATATGAAGTCAGAATATATAATAATGAGTTTGTTCTTTTATACTGAGGTTTTCCTGTAGCGTTAAATGTCCGTCTTGGTGAGTTTGTAATTTGATGGTCATTGGTGTCAGGATTTTTGATCTGAAATAATATAGTAAAAACAAACAATGTAAGTCGGGTCGTAAATTCGATTGAATGCAAAGATTGAACGAAGATAGGTCTGAAAGTTTATGTGTGGGTGTTGATGAGCAATCATCTTTATGCGATTGTGAGCGCAGGTGAGATATAACTAAGCTATCTGTATAGTTGCAGATAGTGCGGGAGATAAGTGGTTATTGGAGGTGATGGTGATATGATATATATAGGCTAAATGGGAGTTGGAGTAAATGGGAACCAGCCTGAACGGGTTTTACTGTATAGTTTAAGAGGACGAAATGATGATAGAAAGAATGCCATATGAACTGAAAGGTATGCTCTGCATGGACTTTGAAACAGACTGTGCAGAGCTGGACGACTTTCCGGTACTGGAAAGCGACTGGAATAGGCTATTACATCGTTTGATCAAGGCAGGTGCTTCTCCACGCTATGGTGACGGAGAGGAGGACATATTGCGCCCCCTACTGGAGAATCAGGTGCTGACCGTATTTGTCGACATTGTCCGTAAGAAGTTGTCGGACTATGGCAATAACTTTGCTAATGTGCAAGGTACAGCCATGCAGACTGTTTATGTTCAGAAATTGCGGCATGACATCGACCGATGGATAACCCGGTTGGACAGCTATCTGCATAACACTTGGCAAGCAGGAAATAACAGCAGCCTTGCCGCTGAAACCGCCCGCTGGTTGAAGGATCGTCTGGAACAGTCATTGTCTGCCGATGATCTAGATGGAAACAATAACTATTACCGGATGCTCCGCACCGTGACCGCTATTCAGGAGAATGTCGATTACTATCTAAATCAAATAAAGGACAGTGGCGATATGAATCCTGCACTGTCCCTGCTCATTGTCTATCTGAAAAACTATGGTAGCATTGCTGAGGCTTTCAACCGCCGCCTTGCCACGTTGCCAGAACTCTATCGTAAGGATATCCTGCATGCCACACCACAGGAGGCGGTACAAGACAACGTTTACGTCATTATCACACCTACAGAAGGTCTCGGAGGTTTTACCTTGCCTAAGGATGAGTCATTCCCCGCCGGCCAAAATGCCACAGGAGAAGAACTTATTTATCGGACTGAAAAAAAAGAATATATCAGCCCCATGCAGTGTGTGGAAGCGGATGCACTGTACGGTTTTTCCAATCCTTCTTGTGGAGGAGCTTTGGAACTCTATAAACAAACTATACAACTTCAAGATACAACCGATGCCCAAACCCTGTTCACACATGGTGAAGAATTACGCATAGGCTGGCAAGTGGAGTCCCCTATGTTTGTGTTGAACGAAGGAGAACGGAATATTAGTATCTATTTCCACCTTACAGCCGATAGTTCTATACCCAACAATACAAAAGGTTTTGTCCTACAACTGAGCGGAGCGGAAGGCTGGATGGAGCAAACTAGCGAGTGTTATATTGAATCCGGTCGGTTATGTTTCAGCTTCAGCTTGGCATACGATGCAGTTGCTCCTGCATCCTGTATGGAAGAAGTGCATGGCACAACAACAGAATATCCTGTCATCCGTATCCTGACAGATAATGCGAGCTGTTCTTACAAGTGGGCAAAACAACTCATTTTCGACAGCGTGGAAATAAAGACGGAAGTGAACGGTATTCGCAACTTCAGCTTCTATAATGATCAGGGTGAAGTAGATACTACACAGCCCTTCCACCCCTTCGGTATACAGGCAGAGTGTGGCGCCTGTTTTCTTTTCGGTAACGAAGAAATGAGCCTGAAAAACTTGCAGGAAGTCCGTTTGAAAGGCATATGGAAGAAGCTACCCGGAACTGAAGCAGAATTCAACAAAATATATAAGGAATACGGAATCAATGCGGACGAGTTCAAAGTTTCCACCGAATACCAGAAAGGTGGCAGGTGGAAAAAATGCGGTGATGAGCAAAAGCTATTCAGCTTTAATGAAAACGGAGATCTGAATCCTGCCGAGATGGTATTTAGCTTTACAGTGCAGCCACAATCCATTTCCAGCGATGAAGCTGCCGTTCCTTACGAATACAGCCGTGACAAAGACGGTTTCTTCCGTATCACCTTGGGGGCCCCTTCCATCGGCTTTGGCACAAAAGCCTACCGCACCTTATTTTCTGAAACGATGGTACACAACAGTGGTTGTAAGGAAAAGAAACGTAAAGACTTACCTTCCGAACCGGTTATTCCTGTGATGGCGGATGTAGAACTTTCCTATATCGCTACGGAAGAGACGACTTTAAGTGATATGGAACGTTCGTTCATTCGACTAAGTCGTATTACGGCATTATCCCGGCAGGAACCATTCCCCATCGCTAAAGGAGAGAAGCAACCGTTTCTGCCTTCTGTCCCGGCTGAAAATCTGTTGTATTTCGGTTTACTTCACGCACTGGGAGAGCAGAACCTGCGGTTGTACTTCGATATGGTATTACCTCAGGAAAAGATCCCATTCTATGACCCGCAACCGGGCAGGCAGGTAACTTTGGCATGGGAATATTGGAGCGGAAATGAATGGCATCCCATTACCATAGAATCCGTCCTTGCCGAAGAAACGCTAGGACTAACGCAAAGCGGATTTATAGAAATCAAGTTGCCGGAGAAAATAAGCGGCAGCCATATGGATAAACAAGGCAAGGCATGGATACGTGCCGCCGTGACAGGCGACTTGTCTTCCTGTCTTGCCGTACGAGGTATCCGGACAAACTGTATCCGTCTCATCTCCCAAAATGGAGATGGTACTCCGTTGCCTGCCGGAACGATACAAGGTATAAAGGAACTGGATGAACGGATTGAAAGTGTCACCCAGCCCTTGAGTGGCTTCGGAGGCAAGCCTGCCGAAACAGCAACTGAGTTGGCTGTGCGACAAAGTTCACGCATCAGTAACCGTCATCGTGCCCTCATGATAAAGGACTACGAGCATCTTATGCTGGAATTTTTCCCCGAAGTGGATAAGATACAGTGCATTCCCATCCCGCAGAATAAGGGAGCATCGAAAATATGCCTGGTGGTATTCAGCCGTGCGGAAGACAGCCGTTATTTCCTCTCTCCGGCATGGAAACTGGCGGAAATACAGCAGCTTGTCCGGCAATATGCATCTCCGTTTGCTTCTTTGCGTGTAATTAATCCCGTTTACGAACGTGTGAATGTTCACTGCAAGGCAATCCTGTGGGACAGCGTGCCGGATAAAGGCAAGGCAGTCCGGCAACTTGTCGTTTTGGCACAGAACTATATCGCACCGTGGTATCGGAAAAAAGAAATTCCAATACTTAGGCAACGTTACTCCTACAAGGAACTTCATACCCGAATGGTGAATCATGAGGATCTGATGCGGCTGGTCACGTTGGAAGTGAACGGTAAGAGTTTGCCGCGTATAGATGTTGATACCGTGGACTTCACTTTCGAAGGCAAGCACCCTTGGAATGTATTGCTTCCGGTAATAAAAATAGAACTTCTTTCTCCCCACGACGGCATAGAGAAAGCCGAAGTCGGGAGTAACTTCATAATAGGATAGTGGCTTATGGAAATGAATAATAACAGACGCAACCGAAGTGTGCTGAAAAGCTACTTTCAGAAAGGTGATGTACCCACAGAACAACAGTTTGCTGAACTGATAGATTCCGTGTCGAACATTGTGGAGGATGGACAGGTGATGAGAACCCCCAGTGGATGGGCGTTTTTCCCTGGACAAGCCGGTCACTTGGATATCGGGCTTTACACGGAAGAACCTCTCACAGAAGTGGATATGCCCGCATGGACTCTCGCTGTCACATCCGAAAAGAAGCTGACTGTCAGGAATGCGAAGGGAGAAGCGGTGATGGAAGCATCGCAAGACAAATCGATAGTATTGTATGGTAGTCTGAAGGTGGAAGACGAAATTACCGCAACGGCTTACCGGACGACAGGCGGAGGAGGAATCACACCCAGCGGTGAAGGCTATCTGACTGTCCCTGCCGACAAACAGTGGCATGATCTGCCAATCGATGTGTCGCGTGAAGGTTTCGGTTGCCGTGTATACTCTGTATATGCCTCTTTTCGTGAACAGGGTACGGGGCTTTGCCAACTGACACGTGTTACCGCGCTTTGGCTTAACTTTATGCAACAGCGAATTGAATCACCCCAGAAGCACTGGTGGGGATGGACGGGCAGCGTCCGCTTCCGTTGGCAGATGCGGGAAAAGAATATATACCTGCAAATGCGTACCAAAAAGCAACTCCCATCCGGTGAGATACATTGCCGAGTGGTGGAAATGTATAAAGGATAAGCTGATGGGAAAAGACAATAATGGACCCTATATCAGGCAGTTGGCGGAAAACGAAAATCTGTACTCATACCTGCAAAGGCAGACGCTTGAAGAAGTGCACCGCCTCTCGGGAAAGGTATGGACGGATTTCAATGCCCATGATCCCGGGGTGACTCTGGCAGATATCGCCAACTATGCGCTGACAGAAATGGACTACAAGCTCGGTTTCGGTACGGTGGATTACTTGACCGGGGAAGATGGAATCTTCGAACCTGAACGTTTCGGACTCTTTCCACCCGAAAAGGTGTATACCACTGCCCCTGTTACACCGGAGGATTATCGAAGACTGTTCTTCGCCCGCATTCCGGAACTGGAAAACGTATGGGTGGAATGTAATGCGGCAACCGGCGGCTACACTGTCAAGATTGCTCTTTCCCCCTTTGAAGAAGAGGATAACGGAAAAACGGTGGTAAAGCAGGTTGCGAAGATTTACAACAGCCACCGTAATCTGTGCGAATACCTCGACAAGGTAATCATCGTACGGTCCGCAGAATTGGAATTTCATGCAGAATTTGAGATAGAGCCGGGCAAAGATGCATCTATTGTGCTGGCGAAGCTCTATGAAACCATCTTGCATTATCTTTCCGGCGGAGTGTACGTCTGTGCACCGGAAGGGCTGGAAACCTCTGGCTTGTCACCCGAAGAGTGGTTGGAAGGGTCGGAAAGCATTGTGCGTGTGGTAATCCCCATGCAAAAGAATACCGAATATGAGCTATATAAGAAACTTTGTCAGGTGGAAGGCATCCGGTCGTTCAGCACCTGCTACCTGATGAAGGATGGAAAGCCACAGACCGACTTCTCCGAAGGGTTCAGCTTGAAAATTCCATGTATGGAGAAAGAACTGAAAGTGCGTATCCGTCAGGGGCGCTCTGTTATGCGAGTCGATATGGAGAAGTTCGCAAGATATCTGAAAACCTTTTATTATGCTCAGAGGCGTATCAGCACGAATGAAAGCGACATAAAAGGAATTGGCTGGGGAAATATGACAGGAACATACCGCAACATTTTCACCTATTCCCCCATAGCCGGAGAATTCCCCGCATGTTACCG encodes the following:
- a CDS encoding GPW/gp25 family protein encodes the protein MSKKNNVLDNDAFLGKGWSFPPTLTEDGVDMVAYEQDIEQSLYVLLSTSPGERVNRYDYGCPLRKYTFEVMDTEIVTQMRNDITRAILLFEPRITLEEVSFEKREEEGVLLIKLVYTIVRTNNRSNMVYPFYFNEGTSI
- the vgrG gene encoding type VI secretion system tip protein VgrG, with translation MAESPSVHKDRVLACSVYCNGSKLKDEYALVAATVHQELNRIGKATLKFNAGNIGNQTFDESDADLFKPGNAIRLDAGDTEKEDTLFDGVIIGLRIIIDKDFRSYMLVECRDHAYSATQGRKNCIFEKRKDCDIIKEVLSAYGSVEVDSTTYQHPTLVQYYCSDWDFALSRADANGLFVFTDGSKIKVKKPDVSASPVLTVTCGVDLTAFDLELSANDQFTKYEAMSWDPVTQKAVKVSATSPSLNKQGDLQPKSIATGDSFLLQTDAPTDEKALKQWADGMALKAGLARYQGSCSFYGSAKVVPGCIIELKGLGKRFNGNLFVGSVTHTIENNEWITEAGAGVSSLNITDETDVVCPSASGFLPGLQGLHAAVVTKLDGDPLKECRIQIELPWMDGKNKLLWARLSTMYATNASGNFFLPEPNDEVVVGFMNEDPGHPIILGGVYGAKHKPPYEYEAKNNTKAIVTREKMRIEFNEEKKVITVSTPGKNTVEISDDDKHIKLTDQHKNEIVMDSSGISLSSAKDIKLKAKGTITMDATSKISATAKQDVSLEGLNVKVQAKVGATVKGNATAELSASGQTTVKGAMVMIN
- a CDS encoding PAAR domain-containing protein — its product is MPPAARITDMHTCPMQTPAFPSPIPHVGGPITGPCVQNVLIGKMPAAVVGDMCVCVGPPDTIVKGSSTVMIGGRPAARMGDSTAHGGTIVIGCPTVMIGG